The Candidatus Effluviviaceae Genus I sp. genomic interval TTGAAGATCGCCTTGAGGCGGCCCCACGTGGCCTCGTCGATCGGGTTGGCCGGGACCGCGCCCACCTTGATCTGGAAGGCGAGGTTCGACTGCGTCGGGGCCGGGTCCTGCCACGAGAGCACAGCGGTTCCCGTCAGCGAGAAGCCGTCGTAGAGGTTCGCGCCGCTGATCCTCAGGACGTCGGTCGCGCTCGGACCCGTGGCCTGGGAGACGTCGCCCACCGGGAGGCCCTCGAGCACGAGGTTGCTCACCGCGAGGCTCGACCCGCTCTGCCCCGCCCTCGCCCTCACGAAGATCTCGTTGAAGTACCGGTCAGGCTGATAGGTCAGCGTGACGCCGCCGAGCGTGAAGGACGCCGTGTTGAGGAAGGCGTCGTACGCCACGGTGAGTGGTTCGGTCCTGCCGCTCTGCCAGTTGTGCTGCGCGGTCTGCGAGGGGGAGGAGGTGAGGCGCCCGATGTCCAGCTCGAACGTGGCCACGCCGCCGCGGTCACCGATGCGCCCCTCGGCGGTGAACGACAGCTCAGACTCGGGCATGAGGGCGAGCATCTGCTGGTCCGTCAGGTGCTGGGTGACCAGAACGGCCTGCGCCGCGCCCGCGAACACGAGCAGAGAAGGCACGAGAAGCATCCCGACACGCCGCGTCAGCACTTCACGCATGAACCGGCCCCCAGCAGTCGAACGCAGGAACTGAGAGGATCGCTGTGCGATTCCATGCTACCCACTTCTTCCGAGGATGTCAAGGTGGCAGCCCCGTGGGGCGGAGAGACGCTCTGCGGTCTGACTCCCCGCCAGCCCTCCTATCCAGACGCCTCGCGCAGCTCGGGAGCCGGCATGTCCTCCTGCCAGAACCAGTAGGCGATCGGCTTCCTCAGGCGCCCGGCGGGGACGACCGCCGGCGCTCCCGACGCGCTCAGGGCGTGGATCACGACACCGCCGAGATGGCCTCCGGTGAGGCCGGCGAGGTCTGCCGCGGCCTCGGCACAGGCGTCCTTCACAGGAACCCCTGCTCCGAGGTTCCACACCACGCGCGCGGCGGTGCAGGCCCGCAGCGCCATCTCGCCCGTGTGCGTGCAGCCGCATGCGCCCGCGGCGTTCTGGGCATACAGACCGGCGCCGATCACCGGCGAGTCCCCGAGCCTCCCCGGGTACTTGTACGCCCACCCTGACGTGCTCGTGCCCGCTGCGATGTCGCCACGGGCGTCGATGGCGAGGACGACGACGGTGTCCCGGCACTCGAGCCGTCCGGCGGCGATCCATGCCGCCGGTGCGAGCGGTCCCGCCCGCCAGTTCGGGCCCGCGCTCGTCTCCACGTCGCGCTCGATCCAGGCGCCGTGCGATGACCGCGCCGCGTCCGTGAGGAGCTCTGTCCGGCGGTGTCCCATCTCGCGGGCGAACATCGCGGCGCCCTCGCCGACGAGCATGACGTGGGGGAGGTGCTCCATGACCGCCCGCGCGACGCTCACGGCGTGCACGTGGCCGCGAAGCGCCCCCACGGACCCGGCCATGCGCGTTGCGCCGTCCATGACCGCAGCGTCGCACTCCATCTCTCCGAGGAGATTGGGGTCGCCGCCCAGCCCGACGTGGCGCACTGCCGGGTCGGCCTCGACGCGTCGTATGCCCTCCTCGACGGCGTCGAGCGCCTTGCGCCCCTCCTTGAGCTGCCGCACGGCGTCGGCCATCCCAATCTCAGCAAGGTCGCTTGCGAGAACCGTCATCGGCATTGCGTTTCTCCCTTGAGCGGGCGTCCATGTGGTCACGGCGTCCGGCCCTTCGCCGGGGCTCCCGCGCCCAGCCGTTGCGCCGCAGCGTCCACGGGCCTGAGCGACGCTCACGCTGGCACGATTCGTGCTCCACCGTGCGGGCGGACCAGGCTGAACATGGTTCCCCCGGGATCGCCCGGGGGCCTTCCGACCGCGGAAGAGGGTAGCACAGGAGGAGCACGCAGATGAGCGGGATCACCGGACGATGCGCGCGCACCGTCGCGGGCGCGATGCTCTTGCTCGCGTGGGCTGCGACCGCCCTTGCGGCGCCGCAGGGCATGCACCACGTGATCATCGTCGACTGCACCGGCACCATGAAGTACCAGGGACGAGCACAGGCGACGCTTGCGGCGCTCCAGGAGTTCGTGAAGGCCATGGCCCCCGAGGACCGCGTGAGCGTGTACGGCTACGGCGAGCGGACGCACGCCGTGCTGAGCAAGTATCCGGTCACGGTCGGCGATGCGGCCGCGAGGCAGTCGCTCATGAACGCCATGCGGCTCACCTTCGACCACGACAGGACCGACATCACCGCCGGGCTCGAGCTTGCGTGGCGCGAACGGGACAAGGTCCTTCCCGTCATCAGCGGGCGGCGCAACGGGTGCGTCGTCCTTCTGACCGACGGCAAGCTCATCCCGGTGTACGAGGACTACTCGCAGTACGACGCGATCCGCGCGGCCAGCGAGGCGAGGCTGAGGGAGCTTGGCCGCATGTTCGGCGAGATCCGCGTTCCGGTCGTCACGATCGGCCTCGGTCGGCCCGACCAGGTCGACGGGGCGCTCCTTGCCGACGTCTCGACGGCGAGCGGAGGCGAGTACTTCGCGTCGCTCGACGCGCAGGCGCTGTCGGGCGCGTTCTCGAAGGCGGCGGTGAAGGCGGCCGCGCGGCGGCCGAGCGAGAACGAGGCCGTGGCGGACGCCGCTCCGGCGGCGGATGCGCCGCGCGAGGCCACGGCGCAGCCGTCGGACGGCGGGAAGAACACGAAGGCGCAGGAGCCTCGCCCCGCGGACGCCCCGCGGAGCGGCGGTCTGGTCAAGGGGATGCTCGCCGCGGCCGGCGACTGCCGCGCGCGCTCGAGCATGTTCTATCAGGGCGCGACGGCGGCGCTCGGCGTGCTCATGGGCGTCGTCGCCCTCGGCGTGCACCGCAAGCAGTCGTGGACGAACGTGTTCACGCGGGCCATCGGGACGCAGCCGGCTCGCGTGAAGGGGTATCTCAGGCCCGTCGAGCGCGAGGGGACGACGTCCGCCAGGGCGTGCGTCCCGCTCGAGAACCCGGGCCACGTCTGCGTGAGGCTCGGGGCCGGCGGCGACTTCCTTGACGATCTGGCCCACACGGCCGTCGAGGTGATCGGCACGCGCGACGACGGCGGCCCGCTGATCCGCGTCGTCACCGGCAGTGTCACCGTCAACGGGGAGCCGGTCCGCACGATGCGCAAGCTCGCCGACGGCGACGCGCTGGACATCGACGGGAGGCCGTTCGTGTATCTGAGGGGCAGGCGCAGGTAGGCCGGCCGATAGGGCGCAGAGCGAGAGGCCCCCGACGCGCGTCGGGGGCCTCGTCACGTCTGGGGCCGACGGCAGTTCGGCGCGGCGACGCGCGGTGCAACCCGGCGCACGGGAGAGGTGTCTGAGAGGCGTGTTCCGGACCTGCGCCTCTCGATCCCATCTGAGCGAGGCATCACCATGAAGCTCCCCGACTGCGCTTCCCGGACCGGCGTCTGCGCCGTTGCGTGTGCCGCGTTCGCGCTCTCCGCGCTCGTCGCAGGCCCGGGATCGGCCGCGGCCGCCGAGAAGGTCCCCCAACGTGTCCCCCGGGTGGCGTCGCCCATCGTCGTCGATGGCGTGCTCGACGAGGACGTCTGGCGCGAGGCCCTCGTCATGGGCGTGAACACCGAGGTGCGCCCCGGCGAGAACATCCCCGCGCCCGTGCACACCGACATGCTCCTCGCGTACAACGACACGCACTTCCTCGTGGCGTTCCGCGCGCTCGACCCGGATCCCTCGCTCATCCGTGCGCGCTACTGCGACCGCGACCAGATGTGGGCCGACGAGTTCGTCATCGTCGGCGTCGACACCTACAACGACCAGCGCGGCGGGTTCGAGTTCGCCTGCAACCCGCTGGGCATCCAGGGCGACACGGCGAACGGCGTCCACGGGGACGGGAACTCGTGGGACGCCATCTGGGACTCCGCCGGGCGCATCTTCGATTGGGGGTACTCCGTCGAGATGGCCATTCCGTTCAGCTCGCTCAAGTTCCAGCGGACCGAGGGCGACCAGATCTGGGGCGTGGACGCCGTGCGCAGCTACCCCCGTGGCGTCCGGCGCCACATCGGTCTCTACGCCCGCGACCGCAACAACAACTGCTACTTCTGCCAGATGGAGAAGCTCGTGGGATTCGCCGGCGTGAACCCCGGCAGGAGCATCGAGCTTGACCCGACGTTCTCGGCCATCACCTCGCAGCAGCGCGAGGGGTTCGTGGAGGGCCCGTTCGAGGAGCGCGACTCGAGCTACGGGCCGGGGCTCACGGCGCGCTGGGGCGTCACGCCGAACACGACCCTGGCCGCCGCGCTCAACCCGG includes:
- a CDS encoding isoaspartyl peptidase/L-asparaginase; translation: MTVLASDLAEIGMADAVRQLKEGRKALDAVEEGIRRVEADPAVRHVGLGGDPNLLGEMECDAAVMDGATRMAGSVGALRGHVHAVSVARAVMEHLPHVMLVGEGAAMFAREMGHRRTELLTDAARSSHGAWIERDVETSAGPNWRAGPLAPAAWIAAGRLECRDTVVVLAIDARGDIAAGTSTSGWAYKYPGRLGDSPVIGAGLYAQNAAGACGCTHTGEMALRACTAARVVWNLGAGVPVKDACAEAAADLAGLTGGHLGGVVIHALSASGAPAVVPAGRLRKPIAYWFWQEDMPAPELREASG
- a CDS encoding VWA domain-containing protein, with amino-acid sequence MSGITGRCARTVAGAMLLLAWAATALAAPQGMHHVIIVDCTGTMKYQGRAQATLAALQEFVKAMAPEDRVSVYGYGERTHAVLSKYPVTVGDAAARQSLMNAMRLTFDHDRTDITAGLELAWRERDKVLPVISGRRNGCVVLLTDGKLIPVYEDYSQYDAIRAASEARLRELGRMFGEIRVPVVTIGLGRPDQVDGALLADVSTASGGEYFASLDAQALSGAFSKAAVKAAARRPSENEAVADAAPAADAPREATAQPSDGGKNTKAQEPRPADAPRSGGLVKGMLAAAGDCRARSSMFYQGATAALGVLMGVVALGVHRKQSWTNVFTRAIGTQPARVKGYLRPVEREGTTSARACVPLENPGHVCVRLGAGGDFLDDLAHTAVEVIGTRDDGGPLIRVVTGSVTVNGEPVRTMRKLADGDALDIDGRPFVYLRGRRR